A section of the Paenibacillus odorifer genome encodes:
- a CDS encoding PLP-dependent aminotransferase family protein, whose amino-acid sequence MDIKYSTAANHLGSSAVREILKVTQGNDIISLAGGLPGEDLFPLEAVRDAYNRVLSSDTSALQYGLTEGFTPLRDKIAERLTRQGIPVTSSEMVLTTGSQQAIDLLCKILLDPGDAVFVEAPTYLAALQVLGSYRAAIHTIPNDEHGILPDQLEEQIRVHRPKLLYAVPTFNNPSGATWSKERREQVVEICRRYSVLILEDNPYGEITFDEDKTLYPPSLASIDRSFGGDYCVVYTGTFSKIVAPALRTGWIIGDSELIKTIAKAKQAADLHSSTIDQRALDELLLHFDIEQHIRLISREYHSRMKLLSAELRSHNWEGAYFLEPRGGMFLWLTLSEEINTKELLPLAVENGVAFVPGEVFYSAEPHKSKMRLNFTHTPPELVPVAVQRLEKALVQWQQNQNIVRS is encoded by the coding sequence ATGGATATCAAATACTCAACGGCAGCCAATCATCTAGGATCATCAGCAGTTCGGGAGATTCTAAAAGTTACACAGGGCAATGACATCATTTCACTTGCAGGCGGGCTGCCTGGGGAGGATTTGTTTCCCTTGGAGGCCGTACGCGATGCCTATAATCGTGTGCTCTCCAGCGATACCTCAGCGCTTCAATATGGGCTAACCGAGGGTTTTACTCCACTACGTGACAAAATCGCTGAAAGACTTACCCGGCAAGGCATCCCGGTTACATCCTCTGAGATGGTGCTGACTACAGGCTCACAGCAAGCTATAGATCTGTTATGCAAAATATTGCTGGATCCCGGCGATGCAGTTTTTGTGGAAGCGCCCACCTATCTGGCAGCACTACAGGTACTCGGTTCTTACCGGGCTGCTATTCATACGATACCAAACGACGAACATGGCATTCTGCCAGATCAATTGGAGGAGCAGATTCGGGTACATCGGCCAAAACTGCTCTACGCAGTTCCGACCTTCAACAATCCGTCTGGAGCAACCTGGAGTAAAGAGCGCCGCGAGCAGGTGGTTGAAATCTGCCGCCGTTACAGTGTTCTTATTCTAGAGGACAATCCCTATGGAGAAATAACCTTTGATGAAGATAAAACTCTATATCCCCCCTCACTAGCCTCCATCGATAGAAGCTTCGGCGGGGATTATTGTGTAGTCTACACAGGGACCTTCTCCAAAATCGTCGCCCCTGCCCTGCGCACGGGTTGGATTATCGGCGATTCCGAACTAATCAAGACCATCGCCAAGGCGAAGCAAGCAGCCGATCTGCATTCCAGCACCATCGACCAGCGTGCTTTAGATGAACTGCTATTACATTTTGATATTGAGCAGCATATCCGCCTCATCTCAAGAGAGTATCATTCGCGTATGAAGCTCCTGTCCGCGGAGCTCAGATCACATAACTGGGAAGGAGCATATTTCCTTGAACCAAGAGGCGGCATGTTCCTATGGCTTACACTTTCCGAAGAGATTAACACTAAGGAATTACTCCCGCTGGCAGTGGAAAACGGAGTAGCGTTTGTTCCAGGAGAGGTATTCTATTCAGCGGAGCCTCACAAAAGCAAAATGCGCCTTAACTTCACGCATACGCCACCCGAACTAGTTCCTGTTGCTGTTCAACGTCTAGAGAAAGCATTGGTTCAATGGCAGCAAAATCAAAACATCGTTCGGTCGTGA